One Ethanoligenens harbinense YUAN-3 genomic window carries:
- a CDS encoding hydrolase, with protein MEPFIPEFEGNLRRHMLKVPESIRQASGIKIFGKLLKSFVFTTDVSVIRNVNADAVIAVYPFTPQPIITQAIMLSADIPVFCGIGGGITMGKRVINNALNAEFQGAMGVVVNAPTANDIIALLCETVDLPVVVTVVSDEDISSRVEAGASIINVSGGPHTADIVASIRSQYPKLPIIATGGPTDESISKTIRAGANAVTWTPPSSAEILAGIMRRYRTHPEDLQSRRLEN; from the coding sequence ATGGAGCCTTTTATTCCTGAATTTGAAGGGAATCTGCGCAGACATATGCTCAAGGTGCCGGAAAGCATCCGGCAGGCTTCGGGCATTAAGATTTTTGGCAAGCTGCTCAAATCGTTTGTTTTTACCACCGATGTGTCTGTGATCCGCAACGTGAACGCCGATGCCGTGATCGCCGTCTATCCGTTCACCCCGCAGCCGATCATCACGCAGGCCATCATGCTCTCGGCCGATATCCCGGTGTTCTGTGGCATCGGCGGCGGCATCACCATGGGCAAACGCGTCATCAACAACGCGCTCAATGCGGAATTTCAGGGCGCCATGGGCGTGGTGGTCAACGCGCCCACCGCCAACGACATCATTGCTCTGCTTTGCGAAACGGTGGACCTGCCGGTGGTGGTCACGGTCGTTTCAGATGAGGACATCTCCAGCCGCGTGGAGGCCGGCGCCTCCATCATCAACGTCTCGGGCGGCCCGCACACGGCGGACATCGTCGCATCCATCCGCAGCCAGTATCCCAAATTGCCGATCATTGCCACCGGCGGCCCCACGGATGAAAGCATCTCCAAAACCATTCGCGCCGGCGCCAACGCCGTCACCTGGACACCGCCGTCCAGCGCGGAGATTCTCGCGGGCATCATGCGGCGCTACCGTACGCATCCCGAAGACCTGCAGAGCCGGCGTCTGGAAAATTAA
- a CDS encoding flavin reductase, translated as MAALHEIPPEEISGNVFDLIGKQWTLITAGTESRFNTMTASWGGLGVLWGGPAAFIFVRPQRYTLEFLHQNPKFTLSFYDESHRKALNLLGSKSGRDGDKVAEAGLTPVFADGTTYFEEAGLVLFCEKWYESKMQPSGIKKPTAINPFYPQKDYHHMLVGKITKVLQA; from the coding sequence ATGGCCGCATTACACGAGATCCCGCCGGAGGAAATTTCCGGAAACGTATTTGACCTGATCGGCAAACAATGGACACTCATCACCGCCGGGACGGAGAGCCGCTTCAACACCATGACCGCAAGCTGGGGCGGCCTGGGCGTTTTGTGGGGCGGCCCGGCGGCATTCATTTTTGTGCGCCCGCAGCGTTACACGCTGGAATTTCTGCACCAAAACCCGAAATTCACGCTCAGCTTTTACGACGAAAGCCATCGCAAGGCCCTGAACCTGCTGGGCAGCAAATCGGGGCGCGACGGTGATAAGGTGGCGGAAGCCGGCCTGACCCCTGTGTTTGCCGACGGCACCACCTATTTTGAAGAAGCCGGGCTTGTCCTGTTCTGCGAAAAGTGGTATGAAAGCAAGATGCAGCCCAGCGGCATCAAAAAACCGACCGCCATCAACCCGTTCTATCCGCAAAAGGATTACCACCATATGCTCGTGGGGAAGATCACCAAAGTGCTGCAGGCGTAA
- the ilvD gene encoding dihydroxy-acid dehydratase, with translation MRSDLIKKGPTRASHRALLKALGLTDREIKRPFVAVVCAASDYIPGHMHLQNIADAVKAGIQAGGGVPFEFNTIGVCDGIAMNHQGMKYSLCSRELIADSIEVMLTAHPLDAVVFIPNCDKIVPGMVLAALRLNLPSIFISGGPMYAGHHNGERIGFNDVCEAVGTHAAGKMSDEELCEIENEVCPGCGSCSGMYTANSMNCLTEAIGLSLPKAGTIPAVKSARIRLAKESGERIMELLNENLRPRDIINKDAVENAIRSDMALGCSTNTVLHLTAIANEAGVEIDMGIFDELGKTTPQICKLSPATREFYIEDLDEVGGIAAVMKELAKAGIIHTDAVTVQGMVGDRIAKAPAADGKCIRTLDNPYRKDGGIAVLRGNLAPEGSVVKQGAVLPDMMVHEGPARVFNSEEEACDAIFGGKIEAGDVVVIRYEGPKGGPGMREMLTPTSALAGYGLDNSVALITDGRFSGASKGAAIGHVSPEAAAGGLLAFVQEGDRISVDIPNRKLELLVPDEEIEKRRQAGFHAPDRQLTGYLKRYAAMVTSGARGAVFEK, from the coding sequence ATGAGAAGTGATTTGATTAAAAAAGGGCCCACACGGGCGTCCCACCGTGCGCTGCTCAAAGCGCTGGGGCTGACCGACCGTGAGATCAAGCGCCCGTTTGTGGCGGTGGTCTGCGCGGCCAGTGACTACATCCCCGGGCATATGCACCTGCAGAACATCGCAGACGCGGTGAAAGCGGGCATTCAGGCGGGCGGCGGCGTACCGTTTGAGTTCAACACCATCGGCGTGTGCGACGGCATCGCCATGAACCACCAGGGCATGAAATATTCACTCTGCTCGCGTGAGCTGATCGCCGATTCTATCGAGGTCATGCTCACCGCGCATCCGTTGGACGCGGTGGTCTTCATCCCCAACTGCGACAAGATCGTGCCCGGCATGGTCCTCGCGGCTCTCCGGCTGAATCTGCCGTCTATTTTCATCAGCGGCGGCCCGATGTACGCCGGGCACCACAACGGCGAGCGCATCGGTTTCAACGACGTGTGCGAGGCCGTGGGTACGCATGCCGCCGGCAAGATGAGCGACGAAGAGCTGTGCGAGATCGAAAACGAGGTCTGCCCGGGCTGCGGCTCCTGCTCCGGCATGTATACCGCCAACTCGATGAACTGCCTCACCGAGGCCATCGGCCTGTCGCTGCCAAAAGCCGGGACCATCCCGGCCGTGAAGTCGGCGCGCATCCGGCTGGCCAAGGAATCGGGCGAACGCATCATGGAGCTGCTGAACGAAAATCTCCGCCCGCGCGACATCATCAACAAAGACGCGGTGGAAAACGCCATCCGCAGCGATATGGCGCTGGGCTGCTCCACCAACACCGTGTTGCACCTCACCGCCATTGCCAATGAGGCCGGTGTGGAGATCGACATGGGCATCTTTGACGAGCTGGGCAAAACCACGCCGCAGATCTGCAAGCTCAGCCCCGCCACCCGGGAATTCTATATTGAAGACCTAGACGAGGTGGGCGGCATCGCGGCCGTGATGAAGGAACTGGCTAAAGCGGGCATCATCCATACCGATGCCGTCACCGTGCAGGGGATGGTGGGCGATCGCATCGCCAAAGCCCCCGCGGCCGATGGCAAATGCATCCGCACACTGGACAACCCCTACCGTAAAGACGGCGGCATCGCCGTGCTGCGCGGAAACCTGGCCCCCGAGGGTTCGGTGGTGAAGCAGGGTGCGGTGCTGCCGGATATGATGGTGCACGAAGGCCCCGCGCGGGTGTTCAACAGCGAAGAGGAAGCCTGCGACGCCATCTTCGGCGGCAAGATCGAAGCCGGCGACGTGGTGGTCATTCGCTATGAAGGCCCCAAGGGCGGCCCGGGCATGCGTGAAATGCTGACGCCTACCTCCGCGCTGGCCGGTTATGGGCTGGATAACAGCGTGGCGCTCATCACCGACGGGCGGTTCTCCGGCGCTTCCAAAGGCGCGGCAATCGGGCACGTGTCGCCGGAAGCGGCGGCGGGCGGTCTGCTGGCCTTTGTGCAGGAGGGCGACCGTATTTCGGTGGATATCCCGAACCGGAAACTGGAGCTGCTGGTGCCGGATGAGGAGATCGAGAAGCGGCGGCAGGCCGGGTTCCATGCGCCGGACCGTCAGCTCACCGGTTATCTCAAGCGCTATGCCGCCATGGTCACCTCGGGTGCGCGCGGCGCGGTTTTTGAAAAATAA
- the lysS gene encoding lysine--tRNA ligase, protein MADVSSQQAEQETARQEEADLSEILRIRREKLSELQQAGQDPFAVTTYDRDVFNKEIVERFDELEGKEVSIAGRLMSRRDMGKANFIDVHDATGRMQVYVRVNDVGEESFASFKKWDIGDIVGVKGKVFRTRRGEISIHATAVTLLSKSLLPLPEKFHGLKDTELRYRQRYLDLIMNPEVKETFVRRSRIIAFIRSFLEQKGFIEVETPILNVIPGGAAARPFITHHNTLDMDLYLRIAPELYLKRLIVGGMEKVFEIGRLFRNEGIDVKHNPEFTSIEIYQAYTDYNGMMRLTEELVAGAAQTVLGTMKITCGGEEIDLTPPWRRLTMVEAVKTYTGIDFDVLRGDDAAAVAAAKGLGVEIEKGKSWGDALYQTFDEKVEEQLVQPTFILDYPIEVSPLTKRKADRPELTERFEFFILRREMGNAYSELNDPIDQRERFLRQVELRNAGDLEAGMMDEDFVTALEYGMPPTGGLGIGIDRLVMLLTDSPSIRDVLLFPTMKPKE, encoded by the coding sequence ATGGCGGACGTGAGCAGTCAGCAGGCCGAGCAGGAAACTGCCCGGCAGGAGGAAGCGGATCTTTCCGAGATTCTGCGGATCCGGCGGGAGAAACTGAGCGAGTTGCAGCAGGCGGGGCAGGACCCTTTCGCGGTGACCACCTACGATCGGGATGTCTTCAATAAGGAGATTGTCGAGCGGTTCGATGAACTGGAAGGCAAAGAAGTCTCCATCGCGGGGCGGCTGATGTCCCGGCGCGACATGGGCAAGGCGAACTTCATCGACGTCCATGACGCCACCGGGCGCATGCAGGTCTATGTACGCGTCAACGATGTGGGCGAGGAATCGTTCGCTTCGTTCAAAAAATGGGACATCGGCGACATCGTCGGGGTCAAAGGCAAGGTGTTCCGTACAAGGCGGGGAGAAATCTCCATCCATGCCACTGCCGTCACGCTGCTTTCCAAATCGCTGCTGCCGCTGCCGGAGAAATTCCACGGGCTTAAAGATACCGAGCTGCGCTACCGCCAGCGCTATCTGGACCTCATCATGAACCCGGAAGTCAAGGAAACGTTTGTGCGGCGCAGCCGCATCATCGCGTTCATCCGGTCGTTTTTGGAGCAGAAGGGCTTCATCGAGGTGGAGACCCCCATTCTCAACGTCATTCCCGGCGGCGCGGCGGCCCGGCCGTTCATCACCCATCACAACACGCTGGATATGGATCTGTATCTGCGCATCGCGCCGGAGCTGTATCTGAAACGCCTGATCGTGGGCGGCATGGAGAAGGTCTTTGAGATCGGGCGGCTGTTCCGCAACGAGGGCATCGACGTCAAGCATAATCCTGAATTTACCAGCATCGAGATCTATCAGGCGTATACCGATTACAACGGCATGATGCGGCTCACGGAAGAGCTGGTCGCCGGCGCAGCGCAGACGGTGCTCGGCACCATGAAAATCACCTGCGGCGGCGAAGAGATCGATCTCACACCCCCGTGGCGGCGGCTGACCATGGTGGAGGCCGTAAAGACCTACACCGGCATCGATTTCGATGTGCTGCGCGGCGACGACGCGGCGGCGGTGGCGGCGGCCAAGGGGCTGGGCGTGGAGATCGAAAAGGGCAAGAGCTGGGGCGACGCGCTCTACCAGACCTTCGACGAGAAGGTCGAAGAGCAGTTGGTGCAGCCGACGTTCATCCTCGATTATCCCATTGAGGTCTCACCCCTCACCAAGCGCAAAGCGGACAGGCCCGAACTCACCGAGCGGTTTGAATTCTTTATCCTGCGCCGTGAGATGGGCAACGCCTATTCGGAGCTCAACGACCCCATCGACCAGCGGGAACGTTTCCTGCGGCAGGTGGAGCTGCGCAACGCGGGCGACCTTGAGGCGGGCATGATGGATGAAGACTTCGTTACCGCGCTGGAATACGGCATGCCGCCCACGGGCGGGCTGGGCATCGGCATCGACCGGCTGGTCATGCTGCTGACCGATTCCCCCTCCATCCGCGACGTGCTGCTCTTCCCCACCATGAAACCAAAAGAATGA
- the greA gene encoding transcription elongation factor GreA, with protein MAKQYVLTDAGLKKLEQELEQLKTEKRKEIAEKIKVALSFGDLSENSEYDEAKNEQAMVESRIATIEAMLKNVKLIDDDQLDTEAVNLGSKVQVFDVEFDETVEYQIVGSTEADPDQNLISDESPVGRALLGHKVGDEVEAETPAGVLKFKVLNITK; from the coding sequence ATGGCCAAACAGTATGTATTGACAGATGCGGGTCTGAAAAAACTGGAGCAGGAGCTTGAACAGCTCAAAACCGAAAAGCGCAAGGAGATCGCCGAAAAGATCAAAGTGGCGCTCTCGTTCGGTGACCTTTCGGAAAACAGCGAGTATGACGAAGCCAAAAACGAGCAGGCTATGGTGGAATCGCGCATCGCCACCATCGAGGCCATGCTCAAAAACGTCAAGCTCATTGACGACGACCAGTTGGACACCGAGGCGGTGAACCTCGGCTCCAAAGTGCAGGTCTTCGATGTGGAATTCGACGAAACCGTGGAATATCAGATCGTCGGGTCCACCGAGGCGGACCCGGACCAGAACCTGATTTCCGACGAGTCGCCGGTGGGGCGCGCGCTGCTTGGCCATAAGGTGGGCGATGAAGTGGAAGCGGAGACCCCGGCCGGCGTGCTGAAATTCAAGGTGCTGAATATCACCAAATAA
- the ftsX gene encoding permease-like cell division protein FtsX has protein sequence MIEKIRYFVREGFKNIWVNRIMSIASICILTICLLLLGTSVLISINVHNLMNSVEQQNQIGVFLKDDADQAAIDQIGQDLRKLPDVAKVEFVSKAQALENEKKQLGKDQDLLSGVDKDNFFPNSYKVTLSNMQHYNLVVQKIHALPHIESVNEHSGVAEKLNSISSTVGWVGFWLFVLLAAVSLFIIVYTIKLAVYVRRREVNIMKFVGATDWFIRWPFFVEGLLIGLLSGVIGSILQWYLYGGLIKRLFSSLRIIHPIAYSSVGVLLSLGFILSGILLGVVGSLISVHRYLRV, from the coding sequence ATGATAGAGAAAATACGGTATTTCGTCCGCGAAGGTTTCAAAAATATCTGGGTCAACCGCATCATGTCCATTGCGTCGATCTGCATACTGACCATCTGCCTGCTGCTGCTCGGCACGTCCGTGCTGATCTCCATCAATGTGCACAACCTGATGAACAGTGTGGAACAGCAGAACCAGATCGGGGTCTTCCTGAAAGACGATGCGGATCAGGCCGCGATCGACCAGATCGGCCAGGATCTCAGAAAATTACCCGATGTGGCCAAGGTGGAATTTGTTTCCAAAGCGCAGGCGCTGGAAAACGAGAAAAAGCAGCTCGGCAAAGACCAAGATCTGCTCAGCGGGGTGGATAAAGACAATTTCTTCCCCAACTCCTACAAGGTGACGCTCAGCAACATGCAGCACTATAACCTGGTGGTGCAGAAAATCCACGCTTTGCCGCACATCGAAAGCGTTAACGAGCATTCCGGCGTGGCGGAAAAGCTCAACAGCATCAGCAGCACCGTGGGCTGGGTGGGATTCTGGCTGTTCGTGCTGCTGGCGGCCGTCTCGCTGTTTATCATCGTCTACACCATCAAGCTGGCGGTTTACGTTCGCCGCCGGGAAGTCAACATCATGAAGTTCGTCGGCGCCACCGACTGGTTCATCCGCTGGCCGTTCTTCGTGGAAGGGCTGCTCATCGGCCTGCTTTCGGGCGTGATCGGCTCCATCCTGCAATGGTATTTATACGGCGGGCTGATCAAGCGGCTGTTCAGTTCTCTGCGCATCATCCACCCCATCGCGTACAGTTCCGTGGGCGTGCTGCTTTCACTGGGCTTTATCCTTTCCGGTATCCTTCTCGGCGTGGTGGGCAGTCTGATTTCCGTACATAGATATCTGCGCGTGTGA
- the ftsE gene encoding cell division ATP-binding protein FtsE, translating to MIEFIDTVKIYDNGTKALRGINLTINDGEFVFVRGASGAGKSTLIKLLMHEEVPTSGDVNINGFSVANMKRRDVPFLRRTMGVVFQDFRLIPNMCVYENVAFAMRVIGARPQDIRRRVPYILSLVGLSKKAHSQPSELSGGEQQRVSLARALVNNPSFLIADEPTGNVDPDMSVEIMELFDEINRRGTTIVMVTHDATLVERYGYHRVITIEAGQVVQDIPGSASV from the coding sequence GTGATCGAGTTCATAGATACCGTCAAAATCTATGACAACGGGACGAAAGCCCTGCGGGGCATCAACCTGACAATCAACGACGGGGAATTTGTATTTGTGCGGGGAGCTTCCGGCGCGGGCAAAAGCACGCTCATCAAGCTGCTGATGCACGAGGAAGTGCCCACCTCCGGCGATGTGAACATCAACGGATTCAGCGTGGCCAACATGAAGCGGAGGGACGTGCCGTTCCTTCGCCGCACAATGGGCGTGGTGTTCCAGGATTTCCGGCTCATCCCCAATATGTGTGTATATGAAAACGTGGCGTTTGCCATGCGCGTCATCGGGGCACGACCGCAGGACATCCGCCGCCGTGTGCCGTATATCCTCAGTCTGGTCGGGCTGTCCAAAAAGGCGCACAGCCAGCCCTCCGAGCTTTCGGGCGGCGAGCAGCAGCGCGTTTCTCTGGCGCGTGCGCTGGTGAACAACCCGTCGTTTCTCATTGCCGACGAACCCACCGGCAACGTCGATCCCGATATGTCGGTGGAGATCATGGAACTGTTTGACGAGATCAACCGCCGCGGCACCACCATCGTGATGGTGACGCACGACGCCACGCTGGTGGAACGTTATGGCTACCATCGCGTCATCACCATCGAAGCGGGGCAGGTCGTGCAGGATATTCCGGGGAGCGCCAGCGTATGA
- a CDS encoding helix-turn-helix domain-containing protein — MSNRLFQGVIQQMKETLDRVVGVIDENGTAIACSELGRIGEVHENVMTELAGAPLLLRGGWTYKPFGSRPRPDYAIFVEGSDPVAAKYAGILAVALTSIKQYYDERYDRGNFIKNVILDNILPGDIYLKARELHLSAEVLRVVLLIRVADKNDVSVYDVVQNLFPDRQKDFIINISENEIALVKEVRQGIETSDLDKLAHSVVDTLSSEFYTHASVGIGTIVTGVKDLARSFKEAQVALEVGKVFDIEKNIISYDNLGIARLIYQLPTTLCEMFLDEVFKKGSIDSLDQETLFTIQRFFENNLNVSETSRKLFVHRNTLVYRLEKIKKLTGLDLREFDHAIIFKVALMVKKYLVTNPERF, encoded by the coding sequence ATGTCAAACAGACTTTTTCAGGGTGTTATCCAGCAGATGAAGGAGACGCTGGACCGTGTGGTGGGTGTGATCGATGAAAACGGCACCGCCATCGCGTGCAGCGAACTCGGACGCATCGGCGAAGTACATGAAAATGTCATGACGGAGCTGGCGGGCGCGCCGCTTTTGCTGCGTGGCGGGTGGACCTATAAGCCGTTCGGCTCAAGACCCCGTCCGGATTATGCGATTTTTGTCGAGGGCAGCGACCCCGTGGCCGCCAAATATGCCGGAATCCTTGCGGTGGCACTCACGAGCATCAAGCAGTATTATGACGAACGGTACGACCGCGGCAACTTCATCAAAAACGTCATTCTGGACAACATTCTGCCCGGAGATATCTATCTGAAAGCCAGAGAACTGCATCTGAGCGCCGAAGTGCTGCGCGTGGTGCTGCTCATCCGTGTGGCCGACAAAAACGACGTGTCGGTCTACGACGTGGTGCAAAACCTGTTTCCCGACCGGCAGAAGGATTTCATCATCAACATCAGCGAAAACGAGATCGCCCTCGTCAAAGAGGTGCGGCAAGGCATCGAGACCAGTGACCTGGACAAACTGGCGCATTCGGTGGTGGATACGCTCAGCAGCGAGTTTTACACACACGCCTCGGTGGGCATCGGCACGATCGTGACCGGTGTGAAGGACTTGGCCCGCTCGTTCAAGGAAGCGCAGGTAGCGCTGGAAGTGGGCAAAGTGTTCGATATCGAAAAGAACATCATCAGCTACGACAATCTCGGCATTGCCCGGCTGATTTATCAACTGCCCACCACGCTCTGCGAAATGTTTCTGGACGAGGTGTTCAAAAAAGGCTCGATCGACTCGCTCGACCAGGAAACGCTGTTCACCATCCAGCGCTTTTTTGAAAACAACCTGAATGTGTCCGAAACGTCGCGCAAGCTGTTCGTCCACCGCAATACGCTGGTTTACCGCCTGGAAAAAATCAAAAAATTGACAGGGCTCGACCTGCGTGAATTCGATCACGCCATCATCTTTAAGGTTGCCCTGATGGTCAAGAAATATCTGGTCACGAATCCGGAACGATTTTGA
- a CDS encoding pseudouridine synthase, with protein MPLLRLDKLLAGQGQGSRKEVHTLLRGGRVQVDGQTVTDAGQKVDPDRQRVTLDGHALLWRAHLYLMMNKPAGVISASRDPKARTVLDLLPADLCRPGLFPAGRLDKDTEGFLLITDDGAFAHDILAPRRHVEKIYLATLDRPADTADTDAFATGLTLEDGLHCLPARLWLGEGTDAYAAVREGKFHQVRRMFAARGKQVVHLRRIQIGGLALDESLAPGEARELTPAERDRIGLRL; from the coding sequence ATGCCGCTTTTGAGGCTGGACAAGCTGTTGGCCGGACAGGGACAGGGCTCTCGCAAAGAGGTGCATACGCTGCTGCGAGGCGGCCGCGTGCAGGTGGACGGCCAGACCGTCACCGACGCCGGGCAAAAAGTGGATCCCGACCGGCAGCGCGTCACGCTGGACGGACACGCCCTGCTCTGGCGCGCCCACCTGTATCTGATGATGAACAAACCCGCAGGCGTGATCTCGGCCAGTCGCGACCCCAAAGCGCGCACGGTGCTCGATCTGCTGCCGGCGGACCTGTGCCGCCCGGGGCTGTTCCCCGCCGGCCGGCTGGACAAGGATACCGAAGGGTTCCTGCTCATCACCGACGACGGGGCGTTCGCCCACGACATTCTCGCGCCGCGCCGCCATGTGGAAAAAATCTATCTCGCCACGCTGGACAGACCCGCCGACACCGCCGATACCGACGCGTTTGCCACGGGGCTTACACTGGAGGACGGTCTGCACTGTCTGCCCGCCCGCCTCTGGCTCGGAGAAGGGACGGACGCCTATGCCGCCGTGCGGGAAGGCAAATTCCATCAGGTGCGGCGGATGTTTGCGGCACGCGGCAAACAGGTGGTGCACCTGCGGCGGATACAGATCGGCGGGCTGGCGCTGGACGAATCGCTCGCGCCCGGCGAGGCGCGCGAGCTGACCCCGGCGGAACGGGATCGGATCGGGCTGCGCCTCTGA
- a CDS encoding DUF4830 domain-containing protein, producing the protein MLVASVKVSALRAAVVVFALAVLAGAALWPSRGVVTVWSGQSYRGVSDNAKRVAFLEKFGWTVDPTPTEVVEVVIPQTFDQVYRNYNKLQKKQGLDLTPYKGARVKRWTYRVTNYPNYDGEVFADLLIQNNDTVVAGDVRTVAVSGFIQGLARPNPQTGVPTLSPAAADITAGMFPNRAV; encoded by the coding sequence ATGTTGGTGGCTTCGGTGAAAGTTTCGGCGCTGCGGGCCGCGGTGGTCGTGTTCGCGCTGGCTGTTCTGGCTGGCGCGGCGCTCTGGCCGTCGCGCGGGGTGGTAACGGTGTGGAGCGGCCAGTCCTATCGGGGCGTTTCGGACAATGCCAAGCGGGTTGCGTTCCTTGAGAAATTCGGATGGACGGTTGACCCCACTCCCACGGAGGTGGTGGAAGTCGTCATTCCCCAGACCTTCGACCAGGTCTATCGCAATTACAACAAGCTTCAGAAAAAGCAGGGGCTGGACCTCACGCCGTATAAAGGCGCGCGCGTCAAGCGCTGGACCTATCGTGTGACCAATTACCCCAACTATGACGGCGAGGTGTTTGCCGACCTGCTCATCCAGAACAACGACACGGTGGTGGCGGGAGATGTGCGCACCGTGGCCGTGAGCGGGTTCATCCAGGGGCTTGCAAGGCCCAACCCGCAAACGGGCGTGCCCACGCTCAGCCCCGCGGCTGCGGATATCACGGCCGGCATGTTTCCGAACCGCGCGGTGTAA
- a CDS encoding TetR/AcrR family transcriptional regulator yields MQKQAMRARLMETVRHLLSQGSDPATLTSRGIGAAANVSPAMINYCWGGKDALVSAAIEEQIAEAAERFRSAPPDGTPPLERLRTMLWELSELVVQYRQYTKTTIPYALLHGEIEAPRYILPLIRARFEGKKNETECRILAHALISSVTLAYFREDAFERYAGLDLRDREARRRLLDMLLDLLLGGNTHGTDRLPE; encoded by the coding sequence ATGCAGAAACAGGCCATGCGGGCCAGGCTGATGGAAACCGTCAGGCATCTGCTGTCGCAGGGGAGCGACCCGGCAACGCTGACTTCCCGCGGCATCGGGGCGGCGGCAAACGTCAGCCCGGCCATGATCAATTATTGCTGGGGCGGCAAAGACGCGCTTGTCAGCGCCGCCATCGAGGAACAGATCGCCGAAGCCGCGGAGCGTTTTCGTTCCGCCCCGCCGGACGGCACGCCGCCGCTTGAGCGTCTGCGCACCATGCTGTGGGAACTGAGCGAGCTGGTTGTGCAATACCGGCAGTATACCAAAACAACCATTCCCTACGCGTTGCTGCATGGGGAAATCGAAGCGCCCCGTTATATTCTTCCACTCATCCGCGCGCGTTTTGAAGGCAAAAAGAATGAAACGGAATGCCGCATTCTCGCGCACGCGCTTATTTCATCCGTGACGCTGGCCTATTTTCGAGAGGATGCCTTTGAACGGTATGCGGGCCTTGACCTGCGCGACCGGGAAGCCCGCAGGCGGCTGCTGGATATGCTGCTCGATCTGCTTTTGGGAGGAAACACACATGGAACTGACCGCCTACCTGAATAA
- a CDS encoding radical SAM/SPASM domain-containing protein: MELTAYLNKNIDYLFRRALSAAMRNPRESTFLLRQAHRQARAAAKRRRSEQTGQAVPAFLIASVASACNLRCAGCYARADGACNTEEACLLPAARWAELFEEAAAMGISFILLAGGEPLTRVDVLEAAARVPSAVFPVLTNGTLFDAAVLRLFDRHRNLVPVCSIEGGQTETDARRGAGVYHLLEQTWRAFRARGILFGVSVTVTAENHLRVTEAAFLGGLRAKGCGVVLFVEYVPADANASLHPPDDAQRAAYSARLLTLQTVYPDLILIAFPGDEAKTGGCLAAGRGFFHISASGGAEPCPFAPVSDVDLHTGSLADALRSPLFCALRENGMLAMAHDGGCALFGKKAELESLAGTE; the protein is encoded by the coding sequence ATGGAACTGACCGCCTACCTGAATAAAAACATCGACTATCTGTTCCGCCGCGCGCTGTCGGCTGCGATGCGCAACCCCCGTGAAAGCACCTTCCTGCTCCGCCAGGCGCACCGGCAGGCACGGGCGGCCGCAAAACGCCGTCGCAGCGAGCAGACGGGCCAGGCCGTTCCCGCGTTTCTCATTGCCAGCGTGGCCTCCGCCTGCAACCTGCGCTGCGCGGGATGCTATGCGCGAGCGGACGGCGCCTGTAACACGGAGGAAGCTTGCCTGCTCCCGGCCGCGCGCTGGGCGGAGTTGTTTGAGGAAGCCGCCGCGATGGGCATTTCCTTCATCCTGCTTGCGGGCGGCGAGCCGCTCACCCGCGTGGACGTACTGGAGGCCGCCGCCCGCGTGCCTTCCGCCGTCTTCCCGGTGCTGACCAACGGTACGCTGTTTGATGCGGCCGTGCTGCGCCTGTTCGACCGGCACCGCAACCTGGTGCCGGTCTGCAGCATCGAAGGCGGGCAAACGGAAACCGATGCGCGGCGCGGCGCGGGCGTCTACCATCTGCTCGAACAGACATGGCGCGCGTTCCGGGCGCGCGGCATCCTGTTCGGCGTGTCCGTCACGGTGACGGCGGAAAACCATCTGCGGGTCACCGAAGCCGCGTTTCTCGGAGGCCTGCGTGCAAAAGGCTGCGGGGTGGTCCTTTTTGTGGAGTATGTCCCCGCCGACGCAAACGCCTCGCTGCATCCGCCGGACGACGCGCAGCGCGCGGCATACAGCGCCCGGCTGCTTACGCTTCAGACGGTATATCCCGACCTCATCCTGATCGCGTTTCCCGGTGACGAGGCAAAAACCGGCGGCTGCCTGGCGGCGGGGCGCGGATTTTTCCATATCAGCGCGTCGGGCGGCGCGGAACCGTGCCCGTTCGCACCGGTCTCGGACGTGGACCTGCACACCGGCTCTCTCGCGGACGCGCTGCGCTCGCCGCTGTTTTGCGCCCTGCGGGAAAACGGCATGCTGGCCATGGCGCATGACGGCGGCTGCGCGCTCTTTGGGAAAAAAGCGGAGCTGGAATCGCTGGCGGGAACCGAATAG